Proteins from a genomic interval of Quercus lobata isolate SW786 chromosome 11, ValleyOak3.0 Primary Assembly, whole genome shotgun sequence:
- the LOC115966821 gene encoding LOW QUALITY PROTEIN: pentatricopeptide repeat-containing protein At2g15820, chloroplastic-like (The sequence of the model RefSeq protein was modified relative to this genomic sequence to represent the inferred CDS: inserted 2 bases in 1 codon), whose translation MMQQHWYRFDFSLATKLADYMCKERKFSKCCDIFDDIINQGCVPCESTFHLLIVAYLSSSIQGCLEEACSIYNRMIRLVTYQPRLSLHNSLFRALVSQPGASSKHYLKQAEFIFHNVVSGLEIHKDIYDDLIWLHSYQDTIDRKKKSIALLRKEMQDAGIVEGREVLVSILKACSKEGDVEEAEKAWLKLLHSEDSIPPQAFVYKMEAFSNIGELMKSLEIFRKMQEQLASTNVAAHHKIIEILCKAQEVELAEFLMIEFIKSNLKPLMPSYIDMMSMYFNFSLHDKLELAFSQCLEKCRPNCTFYSIYLDSLVKVGNLDKAEKIFNQMLSEGAISVNTRTCNTILRGYLFSXDYVKAEKIYDLMCHKKYDIDSSLMEKLDYVLSLSRKEIKKPVSLN comes from the exons ATGATGCAACAGCATTGGTAtcgatttgatttttctcttgcTACCAAGCTAGCTGATTACATGTGTAAGGAGCGAAAATTCTCAAAATGTTGTGATATATTCGATGATATAATCAACCAGGGATGCGTGCCTTGTGAATCTACATTCCATTTATTAATTGTTGCCTATCTTAGTTCATCCATTCAAGGATGCTTGGAGGAAGCATGTAGCATTTACAATCGTATGATTCGGTTGGTAACTTACCAGCCTAGACTTAGCTTGCATAATTCCCTATTCAGAGCTCTTGTAAGCCAACCAGGAGCCTCTTCAAAGCATTATCTAAAACAGGCTgagtttatttttcacaatGTGGTAAGTGGACTGGAGATACATAAGGATATCTATGATGATCTTATTTGGCTACATAGCTATCAGGACACCatagatagaaaaaaaaaaagtattgcaTTGTTAAGGAAGGAAATGCAAGATGCAGGAATTGTGGAGGGTAGAGAAGTGCTTGTGTCCATTTTGAAAGCCTGCTCAAAGGAGGGGGATGTGGAGGAAGCAGAAAAGGCATGGCTCAAACTGCTCCATTCTGAAGATAGTATCCCGCCTCAGGCTTTTGTGTATAAAATGGAAGCTTTTTCAAATATTGGAGAACTTATGAAATCTTTGGAGATATTCAGAAAGATGCAGGAACAATTGGCTTCCACCAATGTAGCAGCGCATCATAAAATCATAGAGATTTTATGTAAAGCTCAAGAAGTTGAACTTGCAGAGTTCCTCATGATAGAATTCATAAAAAGTAATTTGAAACCGCTAATGCCATCTTATATTGATATGATGAGTATGTACTTCAACTTCAGCCTTCACGATAAGTTGGAGTTAGCCTTCTCTCAGTGCCTTGAGAAATGTCGACCCAACTGTACCTTTTACAGTATCTACTTGGATTCTTTGGTGAAAGTTGGAAATCTAGACAAAGCTGAGAAGATCTTCAATCAAATGCTTAGTGAAGGGGCAATCAGTGTTAACACTCGAACATGCAACACCATTTTAAGGGGATACCTGTTTTC AGATTATGTGAAGGCAGAGAAAATATATGATCTAATGTGCCACAAGAAATATGATATTGATTCCTCATTGATGGAAAAGCTTGATTATGTCCTGAGTTTGAGTAGGAAAGAGATTAAGAAACCAGTCAGCTTGAATTAG